The following proteins are co-located in the Paenibacillus sp. FSL H8-0079 genome:
- a CDS encoding DUF4280 domain-containing protein, which produces MAQGNQESEISLQSATGDSKSYVVAGAILHCSCGTQRTRLKIPFSHGVYIKGKAQLTVEDYVPGVHIGSFGNCSNMENPAVSNSMMVDIYGVKKAPCVPVLTMPWLHGKGDAKVEGKAALLGHCTHKCLYGGDIVIEDDGQQLDF; this is translated from the coding sequence ATGGCACAAGGTAATCAAGAGAGTGAGATCAGTCTTCAATCTGCAACAGGAGATTCCAAGAGTTATGTGGTTGCCGGAGCGATTCTGCATTGCAGTTGTGGTACACAGCGTACCCGATTAAAGATTCCATTTAGTCATGGCGTTTACATCAAAGGCAAGGCTCAGTTGACAGTTGAAGATTATGTACCTGGAGTCCATATTGGATCATTTGGGAATTGCTCCAATATGGAGAATCCGGCTGTATCCAACAGTATGATGGTAGATATCTATGGAGTGAAAAAAGCACCGTGTGTACCCGTATTGACTATGCCTTGGCTACATGGCAAAGGAGATGCCAAGGTGGAAGGGAAAGCTGCTCTACTTGGTCACTGTACGCATAAGTGTCTGTATGGTGGAGATATCGTCATCGAGGATGACGGACAGCAGCTGGATTTTTGA
- a CDS encoding pentapeptide repeat-containing protein has product MSRKESLLHFYTNQVEPERIRLMADLQHTLNSQFPMLTAEFLRYFEELTSKVRHSQRIGAKGNVAYIQYSLLRTEVATGAMHYLAEASDMSWLLDRDSIQALYDAKWAFDCLERMLDRLKKTLPDYQGMISMVELDRIRLQEVTLVHRYVIYFIRQCFHQLLDSQLISDMQVEPEFEVRVGEYLDTSECVYRLDQRERNLEDIGRELEEGDGLGGMYADYHDLDMEEMICSDLDFRYSRFNDIRLKSTDFERCVLVGTRWHNCDMRDTNFADSLLYGADFNGCLLERAIFRGISGEEGHPDGRIQGPGYSGINFENANLTGADFRGARLRGAIFRRANLTNVLWDGADLEGAIFEESVKEESPCDTLG; this is encoded by the coding sequence GTGAGCCGGAAGGAATCACTACTGCACTTTTATACAAATCAAGTGGAGCCTGAACGAATCAGGCTGATGGCTGACCTTCAACATACATTAAACAGCCAATTCCCAATGTTGACTGCGGAGTTCCTAAGATATTTCGAGGAATTAACTAGTAAAGTAAGGCACAGTCAACGGATTGGTGCCAAAGGGAATGTTGCTTACATCCAATATTCTTTGTTGCGGACAGAAGTCGCTACGGGAGCGATGCATTATCTTGCCGAAGCCAGTGATATGTCATGGCTTCTCGACAGAGATTCTATACAGGCATTATATGATGCCAAGTGGGCCTTTGATTGTTTGGAACGGATGCTTGATCGTTTGAAGAAGACACTTCCTGATTATCAGGGGATGATCTCAATGGTTGAACTGGATCGAATACGACTTCAAGAGGTAACTTTGGTTCACCGCTATGTTATTTATTTTATTCGTCAATGTTTCCATCAGCTCCTTGATTCCCAACTGATATCGGATATGCAGGTGGAGCCCGAATTTGAGGTTCGTGTAGGGGAGTATTTGGATACCAGTGAATGTGTGTATCGCCTTGACCAACGAGAACGGAACCTGGAAGACATCGGCAGGGAGCTTGAAGAGGGTGATGGTTTGGGTGGGATGTATGCGGACTATCACGATCTGGACATGGAAGAGATGATATGCAGTGATCTAGACTTCCGGTATAGCAGGTTTAATGACATCAGATTAAAATCAACAGATTTTGAACGTTGTGTCTTGGTAGGCACACGTTGGCATAACTGTGATATGAGAGATACCAATTTTGCTGACAGTCTACTATACGGTGCTGACTTCAATGGATGTTTACTGGAGAGGGCTATCTTCAGGGGCATTTCTGGGGAAGAAGGGCATCCTGATGGTCGAATACAGGGTCCTGGGTACTCAGGTATCAACTTCGAGAATGCGAACTTAACCGGAGCAGATTTCAGGGGAGCGCGACTCCGTGGAGCTATATTTCGTAGAGCAAACCTAACCAACGTGTTATGGGATGGGGCAGATCTGGAAGGTGCGATATTTGAGGAGTCGGTGAAGGAGGAATCGCCATGCGATACTTTAGGCTGA
- a CDS encoding DNA and RNA helicase produces MFTYSYPHFNKGRILKTSMLEGLRDFPRDFIELYYRGYADGILAGAEVEVFPDKLVVAPGMVLHKGRLYTLTEHMELAYQATGRVNVLKLRFTAEETVSDMTISQSELLLDEEITCTSRELELARFKLKEGARLRRDYQTFADLATEFNTLHVIHVPYAAEGASTLSPVVMKDYAERLLRTGTSDPQDLVFAMMCLNEGTVARSVILHHIASRLGLEHREYDNAQIHRYLDRILANAGRGTGRSGMPVGGPHRMIVD; encoded by the coding sequence ATGTTCACATATTCGTATCCGCATTTTAACAAGGGAAGAATTCTGAAAACATCCATGTTGGAGGGACTACGCGATTTCCCCAGAGATTTCATCGAACTGTACTATCGCGGTTATGCAGATGGCATTCTTGCAGGTGCAGAGGTAGAAGTGTTCCCGGACAAGCTGGTTGTTGCTCCTGGGATGGTACTGCATAAAGGAAGGCTTTATACGCTGACAGAACATATGGAACTGGCATACCAAGCTACGGGCCGGGTCAATGTGCTGAAGCTTCGGTTTACCGCGGAGGAGACCGTGAGTGACATGACGATAAGCCAGTCGGAACTGCTCTTGGATGAAGAGATAACGTGCACATCGAGAGAGTTGGAGCTGGCTCGATTCAAGCTGAAGGAAGGGGCGCGGCTGCGGCGGGACTATCAGACCTTTGCCGACTTGGCAACGGAGTTCAATACGCTGCATGTCATTCATGTTCCTTATGCAGCCGAGGGAGCAAGCACCTTATCCCCTGTTGTCATGAAGGATTATGCCGAGAGGTTGCTTCGAACGGGGACCTCTGATCCCCAGGATCTGGTCTTCGCCATGATGTGTCTCAATGAAGGAACGGTTGCACGTAGCGTCATTTTGCATCACATTGCCAGTCGATTGGGACTGGAGCACAGAGAATACGATAATGCGCAGATTCATCGATATCTGGATCGCATACTGGCGAATGCAGGTCGGGGAACGGGACGTTCGGGTATGCCGGTGGGCGGACCACATCGTATGATTGTGGATTGA
- a CDS encoding IS3 family transposase, which translates to MKECMMTIHMNNREFGYPRMTTALWEAGLNVNHKKVWRIMRELSIQSVIRRKRKKSSYTPSVIYPVCDSRLVQQRNCSLAVI; encoded by the coding sequence ATCAAAGAATGTATGATGACCATTCATATGAACAACAGAGAGTTTGGTTACCCGCGTATGACAACGGCGCTCTGGGAGGCTGGTCTGAACGTCAATCACAAGAAAGTGTGGCGAATCATGCGGGAACTATCCATACAATCTGTCATTCGCAGGAAGCGGAAGAAGTCCAGCTATACGCCATCCGTTATCTACCCGGTCTGTGATTCAAGACTTGTTCAACAACGAAATTGTAGCTTGGCAGTTATCTAA
- a CDS encoding SMI1/KNR4 family protein — protein MDDKLKYLRKYNQEIRLLTHKDISSIATNQLPDDWYDIFKEQDSTVRIKRILGIWKEYLRIELRNTISYLSEFLVDVELMQSGEDFSVLYTIKNSKGNILYYEGRNPQDQFNNKELREVWEKMPNLIQKFYEEVHNGFYYYASESMGLVPIKSVTFLGDEDLEWGIIDELEEPIGINLESSFGFFTNGMGTYIVIDYQNCNNNNATFWSAKRQPNYNINFWSYVDEWIVIGFE, from the coding sequence ATGGATGATAAATTGAAGTATTTAAGAAAATATAACCAAGAGATAAGATTGCTTACTCATAAAGACATCAGTAGTATTGCAACTAACCAACTTCCAGATGATTGGTATGATATTTTTAAAGAACAAGATAGCACAGTCAGAATAAAAAGAATTCTAGGAATTTGGAAAGAATATCTACGGATAGAATTACGCAACACAATATCTTATTTAAGCGAATTTCTTGTAGATGTTGAATTAATGCAATCAGGGGAGGATTTTTCGGTTCTATATACAATCAAAAATTCTAAGGGAAACATATTATATTACGAGGGACGTAATCCACAGGATCAATTTAACAATAAGGAATTACGTGAAGTTTGGGAGAAAATGCCCAACTTAATTCAAAAATTCTATGAAGAAGTTCACAATGGTTTTTATTACTATGCTAGTGAATCTATGGGGCTAGTCCCTATCAAGTCTGTAACGTTTCTAGGAGACGAGGATTTAGAATGGGGGATAATTGATGAATTAGAAGAACCCATCGGAATTAATTTAGAATCATCTTTTGGTTTTTTCACAAATGGTATGGGAACGTATATTGTAATAGACTATCAAAATTGTAATAATAATAATGCGACTTTTTGGTCAGCAAAAAGACAACCGAATTATAATATAAATTTTTGGAGCTATGTAGATGAATGGATTGTAATTGGTTTTGAATAG
- a CDS encoding DUF4280 domain-containing protein — protein sequence MVRSQDHDAQIHTAGEASKSYVVAGAILKCNCGTQRTRLKIPFSHGVYIKGKAKMTVEDYVPGIHIGSFGNCSNPANPAVAASTMVDIYGVKKAPCVPVLTMPWLHGKGDTKVEGKAALLSHCTHKCLYGGDIVIENDGQQLDF from the coding sequence ATGGTGCGAAGTCAAGATCATGATGCCCAGATTCATACGGCTGGAGAAGCCTCTAAAAGCTATGTCGTTGCAGGAGCAATACTTAAATGCAATTGCGGGACGCAGCGTACACGATTGAAGATACCATTCAGTCATGGCGTATATATCAAGGGGAAGGCGAAGATGACTGTCGAGGATTATGTTCCAGGTATTCATATTGGATCATTCGGTAACTGTTCCAATCCAGCTAATCCAGCAGTAGCGGCAAGCACGATGGTTGACATCTATGGGGTTAAGAAAGCGCCTTGCGTTCCCGTGCTGACCATGCCTTGGCTTCATGGAAAGGGAGATACCAAGGTGGAAGGGAAAGCTGCACTGCTCAGTCACTGTACGCACAAGTGTCTGTATGGCGGAGATATCGTCATAGAGAATGACGGACAGCAATTGGACTTTTGA
- a CDS encoding pentapeptide repeat-containing protein: MDRKESILHFYTHQVKPARAKLMDDLQHTLHTRYTELTAELQSHFRFMVQEVSDAQKRGAKGPIAYIQYSMLRTELLGGAMNVLVEAYDASWLLDRTPIRSFYSSHWAYECLERMLNGLREELPHYQGTVTVVELERIMLQEAALVNRYLVHFIRRSCSALEDFEWNSLMDLEQIFEVRVGEYLDASECVFRFDQRTRSIEEIGEALEESDGLEVMYAHFQGLDMSKMECNDLDFRYSRFDRIDMHSTDFQRCILIGTRWRDCSLENTDFTGSILYGADFSGCSLERAVFREIIGEVGHPEGLAQGPEYDALNFENSNLSGADFRGAHLRGAIFRGANLTDTLWEGADVEGAIFDDAQRRRGLSDTFV, translated from the coding sequence ATGGATCGCAAGGAATCTATATTACATTTTTATACCCATCAGGTAAAACCTGCGCGGGCCAAACTTATGGATGATTTGCAGCATACGCTGCATACAAGGTATACGGAATTGACAGCTGAGCTCCAAAGTCATTTCAGGTTTATGGTTCAGGAAGTCAGCGACGCCCAAAAGCGTGGGGCGAAAGGGCCGATCGCTTACATTCAATATTCTATGTTGCGAACAGAACTTCTTGGAGGGGCGATGAATGTCCTGGTCGAAGCATACGATGCTTCATGGTTGCTGGATCGAACACCCATCCGTTCATTCTATTCTTCCCACTGGGCCTATGAGTGTCTTGAGCGGATGCTCAATGGATTAAGAGAAGAACTTCCTCACTATCAAGGAACCGTTACAGTGGTAGAACTGGAACGAATCATGTTACAGGAAGCGGCGTTGGTGAATCGGTATCTTGTACATTTTATACGCCGTAGCTGTAGCGCGCTGGAGGACTTCGAATGGAACTCCCTTATGGATCTGGAACAGATATTCGAAGTACGTGTAGGAGAATACTTGGATGCTAGTGAGTGCGTATTTCGTTTTGATCAAAGGACTAGGAGCATTGAGGAGATTGGTGAAGCATTGGAAGAAAGTGATGGTCTGGAGGTCATGTACGCGCATTTTCAGGGACTAGATATGAGCAAAATGGAGTGCAACGATCTGGATTTTCGTTACAGCCGTTTTGATCGTATCGATATGCATTCTACCGATTTTCAACGCTGTATCTTGATAGGGACACGTTGGCGCGATTGTAGTCTGGAGAACACCGATTTCACCGGAAGCATTCTATATGGGGCAGATTTCAGCGGGTGTTCTCTGGAAAGAGCTGTTTTCAGGGAGATAATAGGGGAGGTGGGACATCCGGAAGGACTCGCTCAGGGTCCAGAATACGATGCACTTAACTTCGAGAATTCAAACCTTTCAGGTGCTGACTTCCGGGGGGCACACCTTCGTGGAGCCATATTCCGTGGAGCCAATCTAACAGATACGTTATGGGAGGGTGCTGATGTGGAGGGTGCGATTTTTGACGATGCCCAGAGGAGGCGAGGGTTATCCGATACTTTCGTCTAA
- a CDS encoding phage baseplate assembly protein V: MSLTYENLIIEPYELLHLQELTIRKKMNEHTRLVFKGMVSEEWKDRYVDVTDKDTPIEVWQKDEDGNKKPLFKGIPLSVEVQVVRGVYTLHVEAISHTYRMDITKRTRTFQNVKMKLPDLLKELDQDYPGLDVIDEGTGGAKIGKVAVQYQETDWAFLRRLASRFHTSLMPAAQFDSPKFYFGVFEHGNSIDLDNTRYTIRKNMAPFMYFTENDTIKVNESDFIIYEIETDQVMELGHHITFRGRSLYVTEAYTELVGGIVKHQYVLSLHRGLRQKTYYNSIIAGSSLLGRILSVHGGHVRVQLDCDEKQEEEEALWLLYQSPYIAEGQTGWYVMPEVGDPVAVYFPTQNEEEAYATGAPRLDNKVTGTNQLNKPDHKIFRTPYGKEIRLTPDSISISSKEGEVFIRLSGDEGIQIIGSQQIRMSAGGNISLKAGKKITLSADSQLLLEGGGGTFKLDGQAKMSGSEVKAN, translated from the coding sequence ATGAGTCTGACTTATGAAAATCTGATTATTGAACCATATGAACTGTTGCATTTGCAAGAACTGACGATCCGGAAAAAAATGAATGAGCACACTCGGCTCGTGTTTAAGGGCATGGTGTCTGAGGAATGGAAGGATCGCTATGTCGATGTTACGGATAAGGATACCCCAATTGAAGTGTGGCAAAAAGATGAGGATGGTAATAAGAAGCCTCTGTTCAAAGGCATTCCACTATCTGTTGAAGTGCAGGTTGTCAGAGGTGTATATACGCTCCACGTGGAGGCCATCTCACATACATACCGGATGGACATTACAAAACGAACGCGTACATTTCAAAATGTCAAAATGAAGTTACCCGATTTGTTAAAGGAACTGGATCAGGATTATCCGGGGCTGGACGTGATTGATGAGGGAACAGGGGGGGCCAAGATCGGGAAGGTTGCCGTGCAATATCAAGAAACGGATTGGGCATTTCTCAGGAGACTTGCTTCTCGCTTTCACACGAGCTTAATGCCGGCCGCTCAGTTTGACAGCCCCAAATTTTATTTTGGCGTCTTTGAGCACGGAAACTCAATCGATCTGGACAATACACGTTATACAATCCGCAAAAACATGGCACCATTCATGTACTTTACCGAAAACGATACGATAAAGGTCAACGAATCAGATTTCATTATATATGAAATCGAGACAGATCAGGTGATGGAGCTTGGACATCATATTACCTTCCGAGGCAGAAGCCTATATGTGACTGAGGCATATACCGAGCTTGTGGGAGGAATAGTGAAGCACCAATATGTACTTAGCCTTCATAGAGGACTAAGACAGAAGACATATTACAATTCGATCATTGCCGGAAGCTCCTTACTTGGTCGCATCCTTTCAGTGCATGGTGGTCATGTAAGAGTTCAGCTGGACTGTGATGAAAAACAGGAGGAAGAGGAAGCGTTGTGGCTGTTGTATCAGTCGCCATACATCGCAGAGGGCCAGACAGGTTGGTATGTCATGCCTGAAGTGGGTGATCCGGTGGCCGTATATTTTCCAACGCAAAACGAAGAAGAGGCCTATGCGACAGGAGCACCCCGTCTGGATAATAAGGTAACTGGAACGAACCAATTAAACAAACCGGATCATAAAATTTTCCGTACGCCTTATGGCAAAGAAATCAGACTGACCCCAGATTCCATCTCCATTAGCAGCAAAGAGGGCGAGGTGTTCATACGTCTCAGCGGGGACGAGGGCATTCAGATTATCGGAAGCCAGCAGATTCGGATGTCTGCTGGGGGCAATATCTCGCTCAAAGCCGGGAAGAAAATAACGTTATCTGCCGATTCGCAATTGTTGCTGGAAGGCGGGGGAGGGACATTCAAATTGGATGGACAAGCAAAAATGAGTGGATCAGAAGTGAAAGCCAACTAG
- a CDS encoding DNA and RNA helicase yields MFTYSYPHFNKGRILKTSMLEGLRDFPRDYIELYYRGYADGILAGAEVDVFPDKLVVAPGMVLHKGRLYMLTEPMELAYQATGRVNVLKLRFTAEETVSDMTISHSELLLDEETTCTSRELELARFKLKEGARLRRDYQTFADLATEFNTLHVIHVPYAAEGASTLSPVVMKDYAERLLRTGTSDPQDLVFAMMCLNEGTVARSVILHHIASRLGLEYREYDNAQIHRYLDRILANAGRGTGRSGMPVGGPHRMIVD; encoded by the coding sequence ATGTTCACATATTCGTATCCGCATTTTAACAAGGGAAGAATTCTGAAAACATCCATGTTGGAGGGACTACGCGATTTTCCCAGAGACTATATCGAACTGTACTATCGCGGTTATGCAGATGGCATTCTTGCAGGTGCAGAGGTAGACGTGTTCCCGGACAAGCTGGTTGTTGCTCCTGGGATGGTGCTGCATAAAGGAAGGCTTTATATGCTGACAGAACCTATGGAACTGGCATACCAAGCTACGGGACGGGTCAATGTGCTGAAGCTTCGGTTTACCGCGGAGGAGACCGTGAGTGACATGACGATAAGCCATTCGGAACTGCTCTTGGATGAAGAGACAACGTGCACATCGAGAGAGTTGGAGCTGGCTCGATTCAAGCTGAAGGAAGGGGCGCGGCTGCGGCGGGACTATCAGACCTTTGCCGACTTGGCAACGGAGTTCAATACGCTGCATGTCATTCATGTTCCTTATGCAGCCGAGGGAGCAAGCACCTTATCTCCGGTTGTCATGAAGGATTATGCCGAGAGGTTGCTTCGAACGGGGACCTCTGATCCCCAGGATCTGGTCTTCGCCATGATGTGTCTCAATGAAGGAACAGTTGCACGTAGCGTCATTTTGCATCACATTGCCAGTCGATTGGGATTGGAGTACAGAGAATACGATAATGCGCAGATTCATCGATATCTGGATCGCATACTGGCGAATGCAGGTCGGGGAACGGGACGTTCGGGTATGCCGGTGGGCGGACCACATCGTATGATTGTGGATTGA
- a CDS encoding molecular chaperone, with protein MNGYSYRLYPDATSRERSRGTMRYTREELMDMTTFQLRNICYKERLIEGLGPRTEREELIRIILKFLGADDVLWIDQSVDGGFERIQKAISRHMTAPMSSDGGISVPARLILYEGLNVDKLDRYVVTAPGGLTESNVLLVNESMELCGIFNLVKDDSVSGTFYLTAGSGSTWKKSGNRQYSLLFFRKRDSEYLYQTYYSSRPLPPVHIQYTQIPLANLDIRELEPTEAVLAIDFGTSNTTAGAYLHNGYIQAPSSQDLLNGRVRMDAINYVSFPDPTYKDTDWIEVLPTAIGVAECSDPANIRYEFGYEALRSMRRGGYSSRASVFRSMKRWVNNYNKMEEIVDVHGNAAMVSRMDLLRAYMNYIIRTAEHQFKCKFRHVHFTSPVKMKTQFLQMFGEMLPDYRIEQTYALDEGMAVLYNTLADGMERGAFMEGQTYHALVIDCGGGTTDLSSCAFTIEDGHMAYKLDIHTTYENGDTNFGGHNITYRIMQFMKIVFADYYSGRRQVTDIDSLIEAPGADVFRQVDEEGVKSVYQKLEQRYEEAEHIIPTAFARRENRSRDEYLRVRGNFYFLWEIAEEMKQQFFRKTGILRNRFHSEMEGDGDSDLQITTMERWFLSVERNGELKDEYEFPDVVFNIKEITQLIKADIYEVVRKFLDDFYRQGRMNQYSIIKLTGQSCRIDVFREALKEFVPGRSIEFRQKPAEGRVPDLKLACLRGAIRYLSARKTGSVQADITHDAAVIPYTVSAYTHNGREKMLISSLDRSDGIPGSISRPFETAEVELYLSGSDGQLRQKFVYANRPDFYKEVLYEDIRDRYGDKIPQDDTDSIVNGETKFFVFPDDRHWGFHVLPVARRNERLYLGSQKLLPFETDLSELDFFDGMK; from the coding sequence ATGAACGGCTACTCATACCGATTGTATCCTGACGCCACGAGCAGGGAACGTTCCAGAGGAACCATGCGTTATACGCGCGAAGAATTGATGGACATGACCACATTCCAATTACGGAACATTTGCTACAAGGAACGGTTAATTGAGGGGTTGGGCCCTCGGACGGAACGGGAAGAACTGATTCGGATTATTTTAAAATTTCTGGGAGCGGACGATGTATTGTGGATCGATCAGTCTGTTGATGGCGGATTCGAGCGTATACAAAAGGCTATCTCTCGTCATATGACAGCCCCCATGAGCAGTGATGGAGGCATTAGTGTGCCTGCGCGACTGATTCTGTACGAAGGATTGAACGTGGACAAGCTGGATCGATATGTGGTCACGGCACCGGGGGGACTAACCGAATCCAACGTACTTTTAGTCAATGAGAGCATGGAGCTGTGTGGCATCTTCAACCTGGTTAAGGATGACTCCGTATCGGGAACCTTTTATTTGACGGCAGGAAGTGGGTCGACCTGGAAGAAATCGGGCAACAGACAGTACAGTCTCCTCTTTTTCCGGAAACGCGACTCGGAGTATCTATATCAGACCTATTATTCCAGCAGACCGCTTCCACCGGTTCATATTCAATATACTCAAATCCCACTGGCAAATCTGGACATCCGGGAGCTTGAACCGACAGAAGCAGTGCTTGCAATTGATTTTGGCACCTCCAATACGACGGCAGGCGCCTATTTGCATAACGGTTATATTCAGGCGCCAAGTAGCCAGGATTTGCTGAATGGACGAGTCCGTATGGATGCCATTAACTACGTTTCTTTTCCCGATCCTACATACAAAGATACGGACTGGATCGAAGTCCTGCCTACGGCAATCGGTGTGGCGGAGTGTTCGGATCCAGCGAACATTCGTTACGAGTTCGGATATGAAGCGTTGCGAAGCATGCGTCGGGGAGGGTACAGCAGCCGGGCGAGTGTCTTCCGCAGCATGAAGCGCTGGGTGAACAATTACAACAAAATGGAAGAAATCGTCGATGTTCATGGCAATGCGGCTATGGTTTCTCGTATGGACCTGTTGCGTGCGTACATGAATTACATCATCCGAACGGCAGAGCATCAGTTCAAGTGCAAGTTTCGCCATGTGCACTTTACGAGTCCCGTGAAGATGAAAACACAGTTTTTGCAGATGTTCGGAGAGATGCTTCCGGATTATCGGATTGAGCAGACGTATGCGCTAGATGAGGGAATGGCTGTGCTCTATAACACCCTTGCTGACGGGATGGAACGTGGTGCTTTCATGGAAGGGCAGACGTATCATGCGCTCGTAATTGATTGTGGCGGTGGAACGACGGATTTATCCTCCTGTGCCTTTACGATCGAGGACGGACATATGGCGTACAAGCTGGATATCCATACGACCTACGAAAATGGGGATACGAACTTCGGAGGTCACAATATTACCTATCGTATTATGCAATTCATGAAAATTGTATTCGCCGACTACTATAGCGGACGCCGTCAGGTGACGGATATTGATAGCCTGATTGAGGCACCTGGTGCGGATGTGTTCCGTCAGGTGGACGAAGAGGGTGTGAAGTCCGTTTATCAGAAGCTGGAGCAACGCTATGAGGAGGCAGAACACATCATCCCGACTGCGTTTGCGCGTCGAGAGAACCGTTCACGGGATGAGTATTTGCGGGTAAGAGGCAACTTCTACTTCCTGTGGGAAATCGCAGAAGAGATGAAGCAACAATTTTTCCGCAAAACCGGCATCTTGCGTAACCGATTCCATTCGGAGATGGAGGGCGACGGGGACAGTGATCTGCAGATCACCACCATGGAGCGTTGGTTCCTCTCGGTAGAACGGAATGGGGAGTTGAAGGATGAATATGAGTTCCCCGATGTGGTGTTCAATATCAAGGAAATTACCCAGCTGATTAAGGCCGATATCTATGAGGTGGTTCGCAAGTTTTTGGATGATTTCTATCGGCAGGGACGGATGAACCAGTACTCGATTATCAAGTTGACAGGTCAGTCCTGTCGCATTGATGTATTTCGAGAAGCATTGAAAGAGTTCGTTCCAGGCAGAAGCATTGAGTTTCGGCAAAAACCTGCGGAAGGGCGTGTGCCTGATCTTAAACTTGCCTGCCTTCGAGGGGCGATTCGTTATCTGAGTGCGCGCAAAACGGGAAGCGTTCAAGCCGACATCACGCATGATGCCGCTGTAATTCCGTATACCGTAAGTGCCTACACGCATAATGGACGTGAAAAAATGCTGATCAGCAGTCTGGATCGGAGTGATGGCATTCCGGGTAGCATTTCCCGTCCATTCGAGACGGCAGAAGTGGAGTTATACCTTAGCGGAAGTGATGGCCAGCTGAGACAGAAGTTCGTATATGCCAACCGTCCGGATTTCTATAAAGAGGTGCTTTATGAAGACATTCGGGATCGATACGGAGATAAAATTCCGCAGGATGATACGGATTCCATCGTGAATGGAGAGACGAAGTTTTTTGTCTTTCCGGATGATCGTCATTGGGGCTTCCATGTGTTGCCTGTAGCTCGTAGAAATGAACGGCTGTATCTGGGATCGCAGAAGCTGCTTCCGTTTGAAACAGACTTGTCGGAACTGGACTTCTTTGACGGAATGAAGTGA
- a CDS encoding iron-dependent peroxidase: MNYIWDLIIRAKRNGTDLRDVTFVPARVYSPYMELSQTNLNASGVEGTVEVNPYYRFFDIFRDLFDINNEEQVELREALFDLVIHFLADMDLMQGMNKREYYIRFILKDMHSGVYGDRVRRRLELFGQEEQEVIACNMLRLYDTGEAVHLLRDTLVRMFPRSTLYANCEEKDELLLYIGQVERTEAKEKLELILELFLPVRFDTEIYWGHHFGILDVDYTMIQDGIALY, from the coding sequence ATGAATTACATCTGGGACCTGATTATACGAGCCAAACGTAATGGAACCGATCTGCGCGACGTAACCTTTGTGCCAGCACGTGTATATTCGCCTTACATGGAACTTAGTCAGACAAACCTGAATGCTTCAGGCGTGGAAGGCACGGTTGAAGTCAATCCGTATTATCGCTTTTTTGATATTTTCAGGGATCTTTTCGACATCAATAATGAAGAGCAGGTGGAGTTGCGGGAAGCGCTCTTTGATCTGGTTATTCATTTTCTGGCGGATATGGATTTGATGCAGGGTATGAACAAGAGGGAGTATTATATTCGCTTCATTCTGAAGGATATGCATTCGGGTGTTTATGGGGATCGGGTTCGGCGGCGACTGGAGCTGTTCGGGCAGGAGGAGCAGGAGGTGATCGCCTGCAATATGCTCCGTTTGTATGATACGGGAGAGGCTGTTCATCTGCTGAGGGATACCCTTGTACGAATGTTCCCGCGTTCAACCCTTTATGCCAATTGTGAGGAGAAGGATGAATTGCTTTTGTATATTGGTCAGGTAGAACGTACAGAAGCGAAGGAGAAGCTGGAACTGATTCTTGAACTCTTTCTGCCGGTACGTTTCGACACGGAAATATACTGGGGGCATCATTTTGGCATTCTGGATGTGGACTATACGATGATACAGGACGGGATTGCCCTATATTAA